gcaagaagtggaACATCTTCTGATGTAATATATAGACAAAGTCACAAAGAAGATATGATCTCATTTAGACccgttttgttttctttttgctgatttgaaattaagtgattttgtttctaaataagttaaaattttaGTGGAAGCTCTTCCTTTGTCTTGGTATATCTACTCACTACGGGGTGGTTTGGTACGAGGGATATAAATAAATAGTTCTGGAATAAAAAAATAGTCCAAACATAAAATTTTGGTGTCTTGTTTGGTTGTCAAgtgtgggataacttatcccaccaTTTATACTATAgggatgggataagttatcccatatacatggtgggataagttatcccgaGATAACTAATCACAGGATAATTAATCCAACGATAACTTGTTtccaaccaaacgacccctactAGTTTTAACCCATTCACATTGGCTTTCAAACAGCTGAATTCAAGGCATTGCGTTCGGACTTTGTATATGTGTTAAGAGTTGAAAAAATCTACCAAGAGAACACAACACctacaacatatatatagaaaagaaattttttaaCCTTGCATATCTAAAAGAAGTATGACTTTTCGACAATTGGGGTTCAGATTGATTAGTATACAATATACTAATagcataattaatttttataacgTTGTTTAACTTGTTAATTTATCTACATTATTTTTTCTTGGTTCGAAGTTAGTAATTCAACTAATTTTAGAAAAGTAAAATGTTctgaatatatttttcttattcctCATGTCTCGAATAATCATTACATATGGTACATTGTTGAAAACATGTACAATTTTACCAGCAGAATCTAGTACCCATAAGCTTTTATGGAATCCATTTACAACTTTACTCTTAAAATCCTATATTTGTGCTTAATACATTTTATGGAGAAGAATCATATTATATTTGTCCTTATAGTTTTCAATGCacaccttttttttattttttcctcaGTTGTTCTTTAATGggttcttttcttccttttcatttAATGGTTGAGATAATCCAATAGTAGTCaagtttgattttttcttctataagTTTGTTTTGGGTTTCGGGGGCttcttgtttggatggttggttCACGATGTATtgtgttgtattgtattgttttgatgaatataatatttggATAGATTGCATCATTTTATGTGGTTATATGACGTCagatataaataatttgaagaataaaCCAACAAGAGAAATAGAGTATAGAGTAGATCTATTAGAAAAAGATATAGTAAAggataaaatatgattattagataataaataaaaacaaaacgagaaaataataataaggtaGCAATACAATCACACCAAATCGGTCATTATATAAAATGAGACACTTCATCGTTATATAACGATAAATTTAAcgataagataaaataaaatttaattaactaTCAAAACAAACATTGTAATTTAAACTAACATCGATTGTTGCAACACAATACAACATGTAACAACCATACAAACAAGGTGGCATACCATAAATGTGAAGTGCCAGTAGGCAGTAGAGATTTTGAATGAAGTTGCAAACTTGATAATGCAGGGCAATTTAGCAAGGAATACTTCACATTATGGGttgtaatatttaaattttcaatAGTACATTAATGTCTTGTTTGAATTTGTTTCGGATAGTCTGTTTAAACATTGGAATAACGTATTTAGTCTCTACTAAAATAAATTGAGATAATAGAAATTTTTAGCTATCtaaaacaattttatatatGTCAAAAGGAAGTAAAAAAGTTGAGAGTTGTCATCACACTTGAGAGTTCAAAATTCAAAGTTGAACCATTTAGTGTAGTAGACACAGGTTTGTGGGGATATAACTCCATTTGGTGTACATAGACTAATCCTAGAGCAAGCACCACATGGAATTGAAGCCATTGGCCCGATTGTTTTCGTAACTCCACTTGCAGTTCGATAACATACTGATCCAACAGGAATAGAATGATATTCTCCCAATCCACTGCTCTTTACCTCTATAATAGCATTGTCCAGAACCATAGAGTTCAATATTTCCGCGACTTGCTGACTTGTGCACTCAATAACTTTCCTTTTCTTCAACAAGTCGTGGATTCCCTCTGCAGTAGAGACTTTCAGCATTTCTATGACCTTGAGGCAAGTGTCTCTAAGAACTGTGATGAATTCCTTGTCAAGTTTTCCCTCCAAGTACCAAGCACCACCAGTCAGTTCCTCCCAAGGTTCAAACTCAACAGCCATGTAAATGTACTGCTTCCTTCCCTTACTTTGGACATTTAAGACTTGTTTTATCAACTTCTTTTTCACCAGTGACTTCAAGGATTTATCCACAACAATGGGTGCTAGGTTTGCCTCTTTCTTCACCTCCGACAACAAGATACCCAGATTCTTTTTACTTTTAACCACATTGAGCACTATACAGTCAGCATCTACAAGTCCCTGAGTAGGTGAATCCATGTTTGGTCTTTTCCGCTTCATGGCGGCTGCTTCACTTGATCGGTTCATCTCTGTGAGCATAAAAGAGAAAATTAAGCACAGTGAGATGAGTTTTTGATTGATTCTTAATCTTTTATCGCATAAATGAAAAATACACAACATGAATTACGTAGTGcatagaaaatattatttccAGTGCATACTAATGTTGTAACTAGATCAATTCTCTCCAATTGTCATTGCACCAGAAACAACATACCCATTGAAATCCCACAATTGAGGTTTTGGGTTGGTAAATTATTCACAGATTTTATCACTACCTCGGCTCAAGCGCAACAAATCCAGTTACAAAGAAGAAGGAGACATTGCACCAAAAAGTCAAATGAATAAAGCCATGACCACACTATACAAGTACATGAGTAATATGACTGTACGATTACAAAGAACACAATGCATATGAATCAATTAGCATAGAGCAATCACAACACGATTTGATAAAGAAATTATGAAGACTCACCCAATCAGCCAACTAGTGGAAAGCAAGTTGAACAATTTGTTTTTGCATTCTTGAAGGAATCGCTGCTAATTTGCTCCTGTTTTTCATAGTTCCTTACCTAGGTTTTGGTAGAGCgtaaataaaggctagacagtTAGCCCGTTCGCCCAACCCGTGATTTGATAAGGATGAGCTAAGATTTTTAGAGTCCATTTGAGAATAGAGTTTTTTAGCCAAATTCAAATAAGCCCACTAGCATGTAGGACCTGAGCAATATGGGTTAGACGGGGcctaatataaaataattataaaaaaaatagaatattaaaaataaaagaggatTCGAAACTTAAAGTCTTAACCAtgcatataaatattataaaatttaaaaattcaaatattaaaaatattttcttgtacGGTTGTATCTAGGGCTGTACaagacaaaccgataaaccgcaccaaaccgacaaaccgaaccaaaccggaaaaaaaaaccgactagtggtttggtttgacttggtttggtgtttgaaaaaaaaaaccgaccattatagggttggtttggttttaactaaaaaaagtcaaaccgaacccaaaccgacccgattatagatatactactttaaaattatgttatacataaaaatatttattaaactgtaatttataaatattttttaaaattttttcataatttttgttttctttcttacatttagatttggacttgagtagcccatctaaataatatacaaaaaaaacttatcttataaagttatattataaagttaaaacttcaaacagtgttgtgcctccatcttatatgttgatattttgtactagaactctttttaagaagcactgttctgtgctttttattagatactatgagaaacccaaaaaaattcgaaaaaacccaaaaaacccgagaaacccaaaaaacccgaaaaaaaccGAAAatcccgagaaaaattgatatcgaaaaacccgacttttattggtttggtttggtttggtttatagatttaataacccgacacaaatggtttggtttggtttgtaaaaaatccgaaccaacccggtccatgtacactcCTAGttgtatccaaaatatttatataaaatgacAATGATTTCAGATTGAGTCATACAACTAAATATTTACTTAAAGCCAAACTTAATAAGTAttattaagattattttatttataaatttgagtCTTGGTTAACAAGTAGTAAACATCATGTAATATTATCTTGTCGATATTTATGTTaacatattaaaattaaaaattaaattataaaaaatatagtttttaaaaaaatggattGGCCCGGCGCGGCCAGTAAATTGGGCCGACTATTTTTTGAGCCGCCAAAATAATGGGCCAAACTGGCATGACCCGTAAAGTTCTAAATCCCATATGGGCTAATCTGATTGAGCTGGGGCCGCCCGTATTGACAGTAGAGCTGTCAAAATGCACTGGCTCAACCCAATACTAAAGGGCTAGCGAGTTAAATAGGTTAGGAGGGGCTGACCCTTTTAACTAAAGGGCCTATAAATTAGCAGTCCAACCCAATCCTAAGTGGGCTACGGATTGAGATAGGTTGGCCCTTCAATCAAAAGATGGACAACATTGGCCTTTTAGAAAGACTGTCGAACATTGATGAACACAACAATAATACATCAAAAATTCACATATTCATGAGTTGCACACACTTTAGTGGAATActtacaaaataatataataggcaagatacaacagtcaacatTATAGGATTCATCAGAACAACATACATTACATGATCATTTTTTCATAATCTAGACAAAGAAGGAAAAGCAAAAATTTAGGCATAAACACAAAAGTAAAAAAGGTCAAAGATTCATAGTTATAATAACTTTAGTTGCCTAGTTGCTCAAGATTTGACAAAAACtacttaaatatatatatataataaatatttttaaacttcaCGACCCACAGGTTGCCCTCTGAGGTCGCGAGTTGAGCCTATGAAGCTGGCGAGACCAAATGAGGTTAGGCTAAAAAGCCTCATTCCTAAATGGGCTGAAAATTTTTAGCACAACCCCATTTaattcaagagttgggttgggtcGGCCTCACGGACAAAATCCATTTTAACAGCTCTAGTTTTGAGTGGTGAATGTTATAGCTCGAACTAGTCTTTCTTAAGGTTGGGCCAGAACTCAGGTCATCCTTATTCATTAGGGAAAACTATACtgattaaaaacaaaaaacaaattaataaCCCGCTCATAGTTCACccttaaataaggaaaaattaagTCCATACCCcataaaagtaatataattACAGACAAATACCCATTTATAATTCACcagttctttttcttcttctccagtTCGCTCCTAAAAGAACCCTTGGCATGGCTGACTCACTAAGAGAAAGACTTACTAAGGATAATACAACTTAGAAAGACACCACAAGTATAAATAAACTCAGCTTCTCAAAATAATGTCTCAATACTTTAATcatataaataatgaaatgtaACTCAATGTCTAATCATAACtcaatgaatgaaattgaataACTTAAAGTTTGTctaactagtctatgaagcatcTGACTCAGAATCTGAAATACGTACCGGGATAGGCCCACGCCTACCTGAAAATATAATGCTAATactgaaataaaatacaaaaaaattaaagactcAGGAGcacctctgaatgcaaagaggtctcaccacaaAGTGGACAGGCAATGATCTCAACGGTTGCACATGTTGATAATCTCTAACACTTGcgtctgcatcatgaaaatatgcaGCGTCAAATGACATccgtacatggaatatacggtATGTAAAGtagctgaaaggaaacttactcaactcaaggaactcAATCTGAAAATAGCtgaactcaataaagcatgcaatagaattaaaataattatttaaaaggatatgaaatagtaaatacaactcagtgtataaaaataaaataatttacttcttggagagtttctctaattgaCAACAACCATTATGAGCTTCATGATGATACAACGTCTTGTCCACGTTGCCAGAGCCAtcccataccttgctagggaaTGGGACAAACTTTAATTTATGGATCTTTTTCAGAGGCAATGAGGAGTCACATGACTTTCgatacgatcctatcctacgctggctacttAGTTTGTGGAATTAGAGTGATTTGACTCTTgttgttacattccgtatttttgcattttggattattcgtaagctaacgattataaattcaaggacttttaattttgaattttaaaatgacatgattcgttgtagatgccaagttatatgaataatttatgtgtagtaaaatacatctcaagaaggacccttaagccaaatcaaaatagaagccatcaaatatgtttttcttaaagtcacgttttgggtaagctgacttcgggaggccataacctctttataatttgagaatttgggaaaactctcaacatgaaagttgtagataattgaaatatctttccaaccataggtcgtgggacgaaatgtgatatcgtagtaataagatatagacgttttaagtctgacaggccaaactaaatagtgaattcggcccaacccaattctaattcgggtcaggcccaatacctaCGAAATTAGATCTGATTTTTTGTAACTATTCCTTCAAACTTTAGACCAACAtaattctggaaatttccagagagagagagaaagggagttcttgagagaaatcccaaatccgaccaaaattcaagtcccgaaatccgaagctcatgaagagaaaattgttgtacgtcgcgttggcttcaatttgagctagaaatcagccaataaggagaagattttatgtggtgctgcaaatttaaggtaatattaaagtctccttttcattgttaacaagtttagttagagttttgacggattagaacggagaaaatagtgttataaactagtttggtgatttgttgagagttatgggttaaagggttgttttaggtagattaaatagatggaattatcttagtgatgatgtataataatggttgatattgttttgatgttgttgatgagttgttgttcttgaatttggaggaaaaaggtgtatgaagattgtgaatgttcaaacccgtttttggaattgagtagctggtagtaattctggaatatctcattgtgtagaccttagattttagatattaaacatgttttggaaagctaatacacgtacctacaactcttatgtttatgtcttagtctatatctgctgttattatgtcgaaaactgagcatgaatcataagacaaattctgtccagattctggattgaaaattccttcatgtatagctgttcgtattttgatgatatctctttgtagaaaatgaattttgagttgatttcttttgcattggaaacttaagacagagatataaatatttcatgaaggttataaagtccagttttgccgttttcattttcaaaatttagatacaacgtgaggtacttgactttccgaatttactgctttggtaacatgaataataaatcttattttgtgtcaatattttggattgttgatgttggttgatgattatatggctggtttgaaagtgggaaaagtgagcggtataggggaggtgctgtccaattttttttagaaataacctactaacgatagactacgttttattcttgtccatagcttaatcatagtgcttaacgttttaatataggttgagacaatattggacaacatatacgtataaacgctaaaggtatgtaaagttaacatcttcttcttttggcatgatccatataaaacgaacgaatgacgtatgcttaaattccaaagaaactcgtattcgtagatatactcggatggctaccgttcttgattttcaaaatttatattgttatgtcttgactcatgtgtatgattccagccatcctagttggtataactcatgttgtggtataattcatattttagtataatccataattgatgtgattcataatgactattgtcttggttttcaaatgatggactattttgcttattctattaagtctccgataatgatcaaatttcgcaaggttgctaatgataccttattcgtgcatattgttatggtattattcaccgagtcctacgataggccgggtatgttatcatgtatggattccactacattattcaccgagtcccttactagagggccgggtatgtgatatgataatatgatattatgatgatatgacgatatgattatggcaccgagtcccataatgggccgggtacggtatcagtgtacactactctattcaccgagtcccttgctagagggtcgggtatggtatatatatacatatgacgatatattgatataattgtgacaccgagtcccataacgggctaggtacgatatatgatgatatgcatgtcttcattttataagacacaggtacagtgatttattgattatgatacttgactcctgaatctttatttcagatgtgatttcctttacggtattttatgctttatatactcagtacatagttcgtactgacccccttttgttcggggggctgcatttcatgtctgcaggtacaaatactcattttggagagccgccaacttaggattctactcaacgagtttgaagtgctccattgtctcggagcccaaactttgggtactaatccttataatgtatatatttgtgtatttaggggtacgacggggccctttcccgtcatatgctattgttaattctcttagaggtctgtagacatatgagtgggttgtatatagatgttgtccggtgtactagtatgacttatgtttttggacgtttacattcagaatggaagccttgtcggcttacatattatgttatcttatttttgacaattaagactccccaagaaataggtaattttagtatatatataagtaacagtttgagacaacgtgctacccatataaatcctttatcatgcttaattgccgattgactatagataatatgtgtgtatacgagggtccaatttggacactagtcacggggctaggtcgtgacactTGTCCTACTCGATGCTCAATCCTACTCccaaaaacatgaaataatatgaTCATACTAAACTGTGAGTAAGACTCATGATACTTCTTTTAGCCTTCTTATATCTTTATCTCATACTTGTGGATCTTCtttctcaactcatgcttaaaatGATACTTATGCTTAATACTTTAACACATTTAGACTTTCTTGAAAACATGCTTAAAAATCTATGATAAGGACATTCATAACTCAAGTACTAAATTATACTCAAAACTTCTTTCTCAATTAAGATATGTAATATACCATTCTTTAATCCAattcaatgcataaaatataagcAATGAGAAtatactcaactagggttcatgtgaatgtaacATGAACGATAATTCAAGAAAACcaaatcatgaaaatcatcataatttactcatatatatataaagaacttAATAAGAATTTTCATCAATAACTCAAGACTCAATTTAACGAAATTGAAaatcaaactcaactcaatcttGACTAAATAgagatgtagggcacgaggacgaacttagtccaatattatgatagccttacatatctggaatgaagattatctaaGTAAAATTTGAAGTCTTGgcttgaaatccttgaaccctagTTTTTTTCCTTCTCTCAAATTCTAACTTTCAAAAGATTTTAggtgttaataagagaaaaaaccATTGGGTAATGATAAGGAACTGATTTTGGTCCCAAAATGTATTGGGTTAAGTttgaaaaatatggaaaaagatcagaatgcccttcattaaaactaagAGAGGCAGTTCACGATAGGCCCTTCATGGGTCGTGTATCTCTTCACGGACTGTGAAGGGGCCTGTGAAGGTGTGCTGGAAATTGCTCTCGAGGGAGTCGTGGAAGGTCTCATGAGGGTAAGGGAAACTGTCCCCTGAAAGTTGCTTTCTACGGAGCATTATACGGATTGTATAACCCTTTACGGACCATATAAGCATCAGTGAAGGTGAGGTCCCTGAGTCTTGGAGAGGGGGGAGGTTCACAAATTAATCCACGACCTATGGAAACTACCACGATCCGTAGAGTGGACCGTCCTAATGCTAAAAactttattcttttataaatGTATCGAAGTCATACGCACACCGACTGGATCATCCACAGCGAAGATAATACTCAAAAAGGGACCTTCCCTTGGAAATTTTTCAACTTACCCTCAACTCCAAGAGCTCTTTTCACGGTTTGTGGTGCTCTCCATAGTCTGTGAAAACCCCTGACCTGCaactttatcttttttttatctttctagaATTAGGTTTGGCTAGGAACTTTGGGGatgttataatatctctccattgggatcattcgtcctcgaatgatggcCAAGCTAAGAATTTACTCGAGGCATGAATGCAATGCAAGAACTCACACATTCAAACTCAAGGATAACTACTCAAACTCCAAAAGGTACTAACTCAGAGATAGGAgtaggaatattaccttcaacatcaatACTAGGAGACACGAATAGATATGGGTACTTCGCTTTCATATTCTCCCCGGCTTCTCATGTACCCTCTTCTACAAACTAATTTCTCCACAAAACTTTGACTTAAGCAACCTttttggtcctcaatttacgAACTTGGCGATCAAAAATTTGGataggaacttcttcataggacaagctatctttCACTCCAATATTTTATGTAAGAACAATGAGTGAGGGATCTCCCAAGCATTTTTTTAAGCATGTAGATATGAAACACTAGATGAATGACATATAACTCTTGTGGAAGTTCTATCTCATAGGCAACATTGTTAACTCTCttaataatctgataaggaccaatataacGGAGACTCAACcttcccttctttccaaacctcataacaccTTTTATGGgcgaaactttcaaatacacccaatcattcacctcgGACTCCAAGTTGTTTCTCTTAACATTAGGATAGGATTTCTAAAGACTTTGTgtagtcttcaacctctcttatataatttttcaccttctccatagcttgataAACTAAGTCTGGCCCTATCAACTtagcttcaccaacctcaaaccaaccaattagcTATCCACATTAtctcccataaagagcctcatatggtgtcatttgaatgctcgaatgaaaaatgttattataagcaaCCTCAATAAGAGGCAAGTAATCATACCAATTagctttgaagtcaatgacgcatgctctcaacatatcctcaagagtaTGAATTGTGCGTCCTGCTTGATCATCTTTCTAGGGATAAAAAGTGGTACTaaaacccaaacctttctaaaatgacttccaaaactgagcagtaaattaggTACTTATgtatgagatgatagacaagggaacttCGTGTAATCTGACTATCTCTTTAATGTATAACCTTACATAATACTCGGCTGAATTTATAATCTTAACTGAcaagaaatgggctgatttggtcatttgATCCATAATCATTCAGATCGAATCATATTATCTACAAGACCGTGGTAATcctataatgaaatccatgttgaCCATCTTCATTTCACTCTGGAAACTCTATATTGTGAGTTACACCACaaggtctttgatgctcaattttgaCTTATTGGCGATTTGGGCACTTGAATACAAACtctcttatatatttttttataccattccaccaatagacttatatcaagtcatggtacatttttgtagtgCTCGGATCAATCAAATATCTGGAGCTATGAGTCTCTTCCATGATTTTGTCTCAGAGACCATCAACACTTGAAACATATAATCTACCTTGATATCTGAACACCCCATTTCCCCCTTTGAAAAAATCCTTCACTTTTTATCTATGaacattatttttcaattgaagGAAAATAAGATCTTGATCTTACTTTTTTTTCCACCTCAATCACTAGTGAAGACTCAGCCCATTCTGAACAATAAATCATCCCTCATCAGAGTCCATAAGACGAACTCCCAAacatgcaagtctatgcacttgtTTGGccaactctttcttctcttcctcaacatgagcaatactccccatggacaacctgctaagagtatCAGCAACAA
This DNA window, taken from Solanum dulcamara chromosome 3, daSolDulc1.2, whole genome shotgun sequence, encodes the following:
- the LOC129881766 gene encoding uncharacterized protein LOC129881766; protein product: MNRSSEAAAMKRKRPNMDSPTQGLVDADCIVLNVVKSKKNLGILLSEVKKEANLAPIVVDKSLKSLVKKKLIKQVLNVQSKGRKQYIYMAVEFEPWEELTGGAWYLEGKLDKEFITVLRDTCLKVIEMLKVSTAEGIHDLLKKRKVIECTSQQVAEILNSMVLDNAIIEVKSSGLGEYHSIPVGSVCYRTASGVTKTIGPMASIPCGACSRISLCTPNGVISPQTCVYYTKWFNFEF